In Raphanus sativus cultivar WK10039 chromosome 5, ASM80110v3, whole genome shotgun sequence, the following proteins share a genomic window:
- the LOC108861364 gene encoding NAC transcription factor 56-like yields the protein MESIESSGGPTPPQPNLPPGFRFHPTDEELVVHYLKRKVASAPLPVAIIAEVDLYKFDPWELPAKASFGEREWYFFSPRDRKYPNGARPNRAATSGYWKATGTDKPVLASDGKQKVGVKKALVFYSGKPPKGVKSDWIMHEYRIIDNKPNYRPPACDFANKNSSLRLDDWVLCRIYKKNNASRHVDNDKDEGMIDYIFRKVPPSSSSGLHHNVSRSMNIFPGKSSGGYGIFSDGDSGLYDGSSMVCSNGAGSVNVNVSNGNPNGLNPATSSGPMMMMANLKRALSPVAEEEQDASPSKRFHCVGGGDCLNMSSSVMEETPPLMHQQGGVLGDDGLLRTASYQLPGLNWYSS from the exons ATGGAGAGCATCGAATCTTCAGGTGGTCCTACGCCGCCACAACCTAACCTTCCTCCAGGATTCCGTTTTCACCCTACAGACGAAGAGCTCGTTGTTCACTACCTCAAACGCAAAGTGGCCTCCGCTCCTTTACCTGTGGCCATCATCGCCGAAGTTGATCTCTATAAGTTCGATCCATGGGAACTTCCTG CAAAGGCTTCTTTTGGAGAACGAGAATGGTATTTCTTCAGCCCTAGAGACCGGAAGTATCCAAACGGAGCGAGGCCAAACAGAGCGGCCACGTCGGGATACTGGAAGGCGACGGGGACTGATAAACCGGTTCTTGCCTCCGACGGTAAGCAGAAGGTGGGCGTGAAGAAGGCACTTGTCTTCTACAGTGGAAAGCCTCCAAAAGGAGTTAAGAGCGATTGGATCATGCATGAGTATCGTATCATCGACAACAAACCAAACTACAGACCACCAGCATGTGACTTCGCTAACAAGAATAGCTCTCTCCGG CTTGATGATTGGGTGCTATGTAGAATCTACAAGAAGAACAACGCAAGTCGACATGTGGATAACGATAAGGACGAAGGTATGATTGATTATATCTTCAGAAAAGTTCCTCCCTCATCATCAAGTGGACTCCACCACAACGTCTCTAGGTCAATGAATATCTTCCCGGGGAAGTCCTCCGGTGGTTACGGGATTTTCTCCGACGGTGATTCCGGTTTGTACGACGGAAGCAGCATGGTCTGCAGCAACGGAGCCGGTTCAGTCAATGTCAATGTCTCTAATGGTAATCCTAATGGTTTGAATCCTGCTACTTCCTCTGGACCCATGATGATGATGGCGAATCTGAAACGAGCTCTTTCGCCTGTAGCCGAGGAAGAGCAGGATGCATCTCCGAGCAAACGGTTTCACTGCGTAGGAGGTGGAGACTGTTTGAACATGTCTTCTTCAGTGATGGAGGAGACTCCTCCACTGATGCATCAGCAAGGTGGTGTGTTAGGGGATGATGGGTTATTAAGAACGGCATCgtatcaacttcctggtttaaACTGGTACTCTTCTTAA
- the LOC108861368 gene encoding uncharacterized protein LOC108861368, giving the protein MMGSRGVISDKWSMRILWGCALGSAIGLYMVAVERQTQNRARALAEGMRAAESEGGGGGDGSV; this is encoded by the exons ATGATGGGTTCGAGAGGAGTTATCAGTGATAAGTGGTCGATGAGGATTCTATGGGGCTGTGCACTTGGAAGTGCTATCG GTTTATACATGGTTGCTGTTGAGAGACAAACCCAGAACAGGGCACGTGCTTTGGCTGAAGGTATGAGAGCTGCTGAGTCagaaggtggtggtggtggtgatggtaGTGTCTGA
- the LOC108861366 gene encoding ribosome biogenesis protein BRX1 homolog 1, whose translation MGKKRKHSETEQAAPLKKDDSAPERPKRTLLGWKDKAQDAEEPKQPAPEFRNKEKVLVTCSRRISFRYRHLMLNIVSLLPHCKKDSKVEAKSSKGATLNELVELKGSSSCLFFECRKHKDLYLWMVKSPSGPSVKFLVNAVHTMEELKLTGNHLKGSRPLLTFSSNFDKDVHWKLLKEMLTQVFGIPKEHRKSKPYHDHVFAFSIVDDHIWFRNYQISVPHNEADKVARGGLDKMTLVEVGPRFCLNPIKIFGGSFGGPTLYENPFYVSPNQIRALEKRNKAGKFAKKIKAKTRKKMHELSNPLEPDEFADMWKDDE comes from the exons ATGGGGAAGAAGAGAAAGCACAGCGAGACCGAACAGGCGGCACCACTGAAGAAAGACGACTCTGCTCCGGAGAGACCCAAAAGAACTCTACTGGGCTGGAAAGATAAGGCCCAAGATGCAGAGGAACCCAAACAACCAGCGCCTGAGTTCAGGAACAAAGAGAAGGTCCTCGTCACATGCTCACGTCGCATAAGTTTCAGGTACCGACACCTTATGCTGAACATCGTGTCGCTTCTACCTCACTGTAAGAAAGATAGTAAGGTCGAAGCTAAGAGCAGTAAAGGCGCCACTCTTAATGAGCTTGTTGAGCTTAAAGGCTCTTCTTCATGCTTGTTCTTTGAG TGTAGGAAGCATAAAGATCTTTACTTGTGGATGGTTAAGTCTCCTAGTGGACCCTCTGTTAAGTTCTTGGTTAATGCTGTTCACACAATGGAGGAGCTGAAACTAACTGGAAACCATCTGAAAGGGTCACGCCCACTCTTGACGTTCTCATCTAACTTTGATAAAGATGTACACTGGAAGCTTCTGAAAGAGATGTTAACGCAG GTGTTTGGAATCCCCAAGGAACATAGAAAGTCTAAACCTTACCATGACCATGTGTTTGCTTTCTCCATTGTTGATGACCATATTTGGTTCCGTAATTACCAG ATATCGGTACCTCATAATGAGGCAGACAAGGTTGCAAGAGGTGGTCTGGATAAAATGACACTTGTTGAG GTTGGTCCAAGGTTTTGTTTAAATCCGATTAAGATATTTGGAGGCAGCTTTGGAGGTCCAACTCTTTACGAGAACCCATTCTATGTATCTCCAAACCAG ATTCGAGCATTGGAGAAAAGAAATAAGGCTGGGAAGTTTGCAAAGAAGATCAAAGCGAAAACGAGGAAAAAGATGCATGAGCTTTCCAACCCATTGGAGCCTGATGAATTTGCAGACATGTGGAAGGATGATGAATGA
- the LOC108861363 gene encoding auxin-responsive protein IAA19 translates to MEKGGLELEITELRLGLPGTEKMMKKRGFTEMIMTSSGSNSNQCESGVVSSGCDVEKANESPVAKSQVVGWPPVCSYRRKNSCKEVSTTRVGLGYVKVSMDGVPYLRKMDLGSSQGYDDLAFALDKLFGFHGIGVALKDGDNCEYVTIYEDKDGDWMLAGDVPWGMFIESCKRLRIMKRSDAAGFGLQPRGVDE, encoded by the exons atGGAGAAAGGTGGACTCGAGCTTGAGATAACTGAGCTGAGACTAGGTCTTCCGGGGAcggagaagatgatgaagaagagaggTTTCACGGAGATGATCATGACGTCTTCGGGAAGTAATAGTAATCAATGTGAAAGCGGCGTCGTTTCATCAGGTTGTGACGTAGAGAAAGCTAATGAGTCTCCGGTTGCGAAAAGTCAGGTGGTGGGATGGCCGCCAGTTTGCTCATACCGGAGGAAAAACAGCTGTAAGGAAGTTTCAACGACGAGAGTGGGGTTAGGGTATGTGAAAGTGAGCATGGATGGTGTGCCTTACTTGAGGAAGATGGATCTTGGTTCGAGCCAAGGTTACGATGATTTAGCATTTGCTCTCGATAAGCTCTTCGGTTTCCATGGCATTG GAGTGGCCTTGAAAGATGGTGATAACTGCGAATACGTGACCATATACGAAGACAAAGATGGAGATTGGATGCTCGCGGGAGATGTACCTTGGGG AATGTTCATAGAGTCATGCAAGAGGTTGAGGATTATGAAAAGATCGGATGCTGCAGGGTTTGGGCTGCAGCCTAGAGGAGTAGACGAGTGA